Proteins co-encoded in one Garra rufa chromosome 7, GarRuf1.0, whole genome shotgun sequence genomic window:
- the LOC141339323 gene encoding 5-hydroxytryptamine receptor 3A, giving the protein MGHLWRFLLAFFILLTVSCLANMLRCKEGQSGPTYESIQEVIDKKSFRPSVNLSTPTITNISFTLYAILGVNEKAQILTTFLWLRLYWFHEFLIWDPEVCDGITKISLPVKDLWTPDIIVYEFVDDDVSQACPYVYVNHTGHIRYDRMLRLVSACNLQIFSFPFDIQNCSFTFGSYMHTIRDVRVSPALSFNEMTANSKSYLQASGEWELVVILGDADILKFGIDEWDIITFWVVIKRRPILYVVNLIIPSSFLMIIDILSFYLPPHSVDRSSFKMTLILGYTVFLLIMNDLLPSTANGTPLIGIYFSVCLAFMTISLLETVLITCVLHHNSMKYREVPHWVQVLVMRFIARLICYSFPEDPLAKLEEKQETNPWVVQPSESTSGHQTSTNASGTMTLDVPELKQISQDLREMSTYLSILRKEDHLQNQWCHVGYILDFLLFRVYLLIITGYALVIICMWCIWMNQ; this is encoded by the exons ATGGGACATCTTTGGCGTTTTCTTTTGGCATTTTTCATTCTACTTACAG TTTCATGTTTGGCGAACATGCTTCGATGTAAAGAGGGACAAAGTGGACCCACGTATGAATCCATACAGGAAGTCATTGACAAGAAGTCCTTCAGGCCTTCTGTCAACCTCAGCACCCCCACCATAACCAACATCTCCTTCACTCTCTACGCTATCTTGGGAGTG AATGAAAAAGCACAAATTCTTACCACATTCCTCTGGCTCAGGCTG TACTGGTTCCATGAGTTCCTCATCTGGGATCCAGAAGTCTGTGATGGCATTACGAAGATCTCTCTTCCTGTCAAAGATCTCTGGACTCCCGACATCATTGTTTATGAGTT TGTGGATGACGATGTATCTCAGGCCTGTCCTTATGTGTATGTGAACCACACGGGCCACATCCGCTACGACAGGATGTTGAGGCTGGTTAGCGCCTGTAACCTACAGATCTTCAGTTTCCCTTTCGACATACAGAACTGCTCTTTCACCTTCGGCTCCTACATGCATACCA TAAGAGATGTCCGTGTCAGTCCTGCCTTGTCCTTTAATGAGATGACAGCAAACTCGAAGAGTTACCTGCAGGCCAGTGGAGAGTGGGAGCTGGTGGTTATCTTGGGTGACGCTGACATTTTGAAGTTTGGAATAGATGAATGGGACATCATAACTTTCTGG GTGGTGATAAAGCGGCGGCCGATACTGTATGTGGTGAATCTGATCATCCCCAGCTCCTTCCTCATGATCATTGACATCCTGTCATTCTACTTGCCACCACACAGCGTGGATAGATCCTCCTTCAAAATGACCCTCATTCTGGGCTACACAGTCTTTCTTCTCATTATGAACGACCTGCTTCCCAGCACTGCTAATGGAACGCCTTTAATAG GTATCTATTTCTCCGTGTGTCTGGCATTCATGACCATAAGCCTACTGGAGACAGTCCTCATTACCTGCGTTCTCCACCACAATTCAATGAAATACAGGGAGGTGCCGCACTGGGTTCAGGTGCTGGTGATGCGCTTCATTGCTCGACTTATTTGCTACAGTTTTCCCGAAGATCCTTTAGCCAAACTAGAAGAGAAACAAGAAACCAATCCGTGGGTCGTCCAGCCCTCAGAATCAACGTCTGGGCATCAGACATCCACTAATG CGTCTGGAACCATGACACTGGATGTGCCTGAACTCAAACAGATCAGTCAGGATCTTAGAGAGATGAGCACTTATTTGTCGATTCTACGAAAAGAAGACCATCTACAGAACCAGTGGTGCCACGTGGGCTACATCCTGGACTTCCTTCTTTTCCGCGTTTACCTGCTGATAATCACAGGATACGCGCTTGTAATCATATGCATGTGGTGCATTTGGATGAACCAGTAG